From the genome of Geothrix sp. 21YS21S-4, one region includes:
- the gspG gene encoding type II secretion system major pseudopilin GspG: MSARLRRGRGFTLLELVVVLVILGTLAALVGPRLVGHSSEARMTAAKTQIELFRQGIETFRMHMGRYPTTQEGLEALQVAPANSSNWRGPYLTKGVPKDPWGNAYAYRCPGEQGRDYDLVSFGADAQPGGSGEAADIVSWQ, from the coding sequence ATGTCCGCCCGCCTGCGCAGAGGGCGCGGATTCACATTGCTGGAACTGGTGGTGGTCCTCGTCATCCTGGGGACCTTGGCCGCGCTTGTGGGACCGAGGCTCGTCGGGCATTCCAGCGAGGCAAGGATGACGGCTGCGAAAACCCAGATCGAATTGTTCCGCCAAGGGATTGAGACGTTCCGCATGCACATGGGGCGTTATCCCACCACGCAGGAGGGCCTGGAGGCTCTGCAGGTCGCACCCGCCAACAGCTCCAATTGGCGCGGCCCCTACCTTACAAAAGGGGTGCCCAAGGATCCCTGGGGAAACGCGTATGCCTACCGCTGCCCTGGTGAGCAAGGGCGGGATTACGACCTCGTCAGTTTCGGAGCGGATGCCCAGCCGGGTGGCAGCGGAGAAGCCGCCGACATCGTGAGTTGGCAGTGA